A single region of the Labrus bergylta chromosome 10, fLabBer1.1, whole genome shotgun sequence genome encodes:
- the slc18a2 gene encoding synaptic vesicular amine transporter, with translation MGGLDALRQCNFLNWLREERQSRKLILFIVFIALLLDNMLLTVVVPIIPSYLYNLDESTAVLKNNTLSQQGAPGAFNSIVSLYDNTVRTSGSNMTTRSADLVPTAPTAAAPPQNSSDCPKANSMLLNENVKVGMLFASKATVQLITNPFIGPLTNRIGYQLPIFIGFCIMFLSTIMFAFSSSYALLFLARSLQGVGSSCSSVAGMGMLASVYTDDEERGHAIGIALGGLALGVLVGPPFGSVMYEFVGKTAPFLILAFLAVFDGALQLFVLQPTKVEPETQKGTPLLTLMKDPYILIAAGAICFGNMAIAMMEPTLPIWMMETMCARKWQLGVAFLPASISYLIGTNIFGTLAHKMGRWLCALIGITIVGISVLCVPFAKDIYGLILPNFGVGFAIGMVDSSMMPIMGYLVDLRHVSVYGSVYAIADVAFCMGFALGPSIGGSIAENIGFPWLMTIIGIVDIFFAPLCIFLRNPPGQEEKIAILMDTNCSMKTRSYSTQGTYYQGEDMDPEYEDYD, from the exons ATGGGAGGACTGGATGCGCTTCGGCAGTGTAATTTTTTAAATTGGCTCAGGGAGGAGAGACAGTCGAGGAAACTGATTCTCTTCATCGTTTTTATCGCTCTGCTACTGGATAACATGTTGCTCACTGTAGTCG TTCCCATCATTCCCAGCTACTTGTACAACCTGGATGAGTCAACAGCGGTGTTGAAGAACAACACCCTTTCACAGCAGGGTGCTCCAGGGGCCTTCAACAGCATTGTGTCTCTGTACGACAACACTGTGAGGACTTCAGGCTCCAACATGACAACCAGGTCTGCTGATCTGGTCCCCACTGCCCCCACTGCTGCTGCACCACCTCAGAACTCATCCGACTGCCCGAAGGCCAATAGCATGCTACTCAATGAGAATGTCAAAGTGGGAATGCTTTTTGCCTCTAAGGCCACCGTACAGCTGATTACCAACCCCTTCATAGGGCCACTCACAAACag AATAGGATACCAACTTCCTATCTTTATTGGCTTCTGTATCATGTTCCTCTCTACTATCA TGTTCGCCTTCTCATCGAGCTACGCTCTGCTGTTTCTGGCCAGATCACTTCAAGGTGTgggctcctcctgctcctctgtggcTG GAATGGGGATGCTTGCGAGTGTATACACCGATGATGAGGAGAGAGGTCATGCCATAGGAATCGCCCTGGGAGGTCTGGCATTAGGAGTGTTAG TTGGACCTCCATTCGGCAGTGTGATGTACGAGTTTGTTGGAAAGACAGCCCCTTTCCTTATTCTGGCGTTCCTTGCTGTGTTTGATGGAG ctctgcagctctttgtCCTTCAGCCCACCAAGGTGGAACCAGAG ACTCAGAAGGGGACCCCGCTGCTTACACTAATGAAGGATCCGTATATTCTTATCGCAGCTG GTGCCATTTGTTTTGGAAATATGGCCATTGCCATGATGGAGCCAACACTGCCAATCTGGATGATGGAGACCATGTGTGCAAGGAAGTGGCAGCTAG GCGTTGCTTTCTTACCAGCTTCCATCTCCTACCTTATTGGAACCAACATCTTTGGCACGTTGGCGCACAAGATGGGGAG ATGGCTTTGCGCTCTTATTGGAATTACAATTGTTGGAATCAGTGTATTATGT GTTCCATTTGCCAAAGACATCTATGGTCTGATTCTTCCAAACTTTGGGGTCGGTTTTGCCATTG GCATGGTGGACTCCTCTATGATGCCTATAATGGGTTACTTAGTAGACCTGCGGCATGTGTCTGTTTATGGAAGTGTCTATGCCATTGCTGATGTGGCTTTCTGTATGGGATTTGCTTTAG GTCCATCCATTGGTGGGTCCATTGCTGAAAACATCGGCTTCCCCTGGCTGATGACCATAATTGGAATAGTGGATATTTTCTTTGCACCACTCTGCATCTTCCTCAGGAATCCACCAGgacaagaagagaaaata GCTATTTTGATGGACACCAACTGTTCAATGAAGACCAGGTCCTACTCCACACAGGGGACGTACTACCAGGGTGAAGACATGGATCCAGAGTATGAAGATTACGATTAA